Proteins from a single region of Mycetohabitans endofungorum:
- the shc gene encoding squalene--hopene cyclase: MNMLHEPLHPNVDDARTAHASAPPPAERLEQAIRSATNALLDAQHDDGHWLFELEADATIPAEYVLMVHYLGETPDPVLEAKIGAYLRRIQGEHGGWPLFHDGAFDMSASVKAYFALKMIGEPLDAPHMKRARDAILARGGAAKSNVFTRILLALYGILDWRAVPMMPVEIMLLPRWFPFHLSKVSYWARTVIVPLLVLQAKRPRARNPRGIGIDEIFVGSPRNVGPISKAPHQSQGWFSFFSTLDALLRKLDPYFPKQSRQKAIDAAVHFVDERLNGEDGLGAIFPAMVNSVLMYDALGYPPDHPHRAIARKSIDKLLVIHDHEAYCQPCLSPVWDTALTAHALLETGESRAIERAAKGLDWLLPLQILDTRGDWISRRANVRPGGWAFQFANPHYPDVDDTAVVTMAMDRVEKLQVRNRYRNAIDRGCEWVVGMQSHNGGWGAFEPENTHLYLNNIPFSDHGALLDPPTVDVSARCLSMLAQLPSTPQRQASASRAKHYLLANQEDDGSWYGRWGMNYIYGTWSALCGLRAAGVAPDTSPMQRAAHWLRSIQNSDGGWGEDGDSYKLDYRGYERAPSTASQTAWALLGLMAAGCEHDEAVARGIAYLLNTQNDEGLWDEALFTATGFPRVFYLRYHGYRKFFPLWALARYRNLTVRNACTVACGM, from the coding sequence ATGAACATGTTGCATGAACCGTTGCATCCCAACGTCGATGACGCGCGCACCGCGCACGCCAGCGCGCCGCCGCCGGCCGAGCGTCTGGAGCAGGCGATCCGCTCGGCGACCAACGCGCTGCTGGACGCTCAACATGACGATGGCCATTGGCTATTTGAGTTGGAAGCCGACGCAACGATCCCGGCCGAGTATGTGTTGATGGTCCATTATCTGGGAGAGACGCCGGACCCCGTGCTCGAAGCGAAAATCGGCGCCTACCTGAGACGCATCCAGGGCGAGCATGGCGGCTGGCCGCTGTTCCACGACGGCGCCTTCGACATGAGCGCCAGCGTCAAGGCATATTTCGCGCTGAAGATGATCGGTGAGCCGCTTGACGCACCGCATATGAAACGCGCCCGCGATGCGATTCTGGCGCGTGGCGGCGCAGCCAAGAGCAACGTGTTCACGCGGATCCTGCTCGCGCTGTACGGCATACTCGACTGGCGGGCGGTGCCGATGATGCCCGTGGAGATCATGCTGCTGCCGAGATGGTTTCCGTTTCACCTGTCGAAAGTGTCGTACTGGGCGCGCACCGTAATCGTGCCGCTGCTTGTGCTGCAGGCCAAGCGGCCGCGCGCGCGTAATCCTCGCGGCATCGGCATCGATGAGATTTTCGTCGGTTCGCCACGCAACGTCGGGCCGATATCGAAGGCCCCGCATCAGAGCCAGGGATGGTTTTCGTTCTTCTCAACCCTCGACGCGCTGCTGCGCAAGCTCGATCCGTATTTCCCAAAACAGTCGCGCCAAAAGGCCATTGATGCCGCGGTGCACTTTGTCGATGAGCGCTTAAACGGCGAGGACGGCCTCGGTGCGATCTTCCCGGCCATGGTCAACTCGGTACTCATGTACGACGCGCTCGGCTATCCGCCGGACCATCCGCATCGCGCGATCGCGCGCAAGTCGATCGATAAGTTGCTGGTGATCCACGACCACGAGGCCTATTGCCAGCCTTGCCTGTCGCCCGTCTGGGACACCGCGCTGACTGCGCACGCGCTGCTGGAGACCGGTGAATCGCGCGCGATCGAGCGTGCGGCGAAGGGTCTCGACTGGCTGCTGCCGCTACAGATCCTGGACACTCGGGGCGATTGGATCTCACGTCGCGCAAACGTGCGGCCTGGCGGCTGGGCGTTCCAGTTCGCGAACCCGCATTACCCGGACGTGGACGACACGGCGGTGGTTACCATGGCGATGGACCGCGTTGAGAAGCTGCAGGTGCGCAATCGCTACCGCAATGCGATCGACCGGGGCTGCGAGTGGGTAGTCGGCATGCAAAGTCACAACGGCGGCTGGGGCGCATTTGAGCCGGAAAACACGCATCTCTACCTGAACAACATCCCGTTCTCCGATCATGGCGCGCTGCTGGACCCGCCGACCGTGGACGTATCGGCACGGTGTCTATCGATGCTTGCACAACTGCCCAGCACGCCGCAGCGGCAGGCGTCGGCTTCGCGCGCGAAGCACTACCTCCTCGCCAACCAAGAGGATGATGGCAGTTGGTATGGCCGATGGGGCATGAATTACATCTACGGCACCTGGTCTGCGTTGTGCGGCCTGCGCGCCGCCGGCGTCGCGCCGGACACGTCGCCGATGCAGCGTGCGGCGCACTGGTTGCGCTCAATCCAGAATTCGGACGGTGGGTGGGGCGAGGACGGCGACAGCTACAAGCTCGACTACCGTGGCTACGAACGGGCGCCGAGCACCGCGTCACAGACCGCATGGGCGCTGCTGGGACTGATGGCGGCTGGCTGCGAACACGACGAAGCCGTCGCGCGCGGCATCGCGTACTTGCTGAACACGCAGAACGACGAAGGACTATGGGATGAGGCGCTGTTCACCGCGACCGGATTCCCACGCGTGTTCTACCTGCGCTATCACGGCTACCGCAAGTTCTTCCCGCTGTGGGCGCTCGCACGTTACCGCAATCTCACCGTACGCAACGCATGTACCGTAGCCTGCGGAATGTGA
- the hpnH gene encoding adenosyl-hopene transferase HpnH, whose amino-acid sequence MAIPFLQSAYVGAYLVKQRLKRNKHYPLVLMLEPLFRCNLACSGCGKIDYPDPILNQRVSLAEALEAVDECGAPVVSIAGGEPLLHKEMPEIVKGIIARRKFVYLCTNALLLEKKIDDYQPSPFFVWSIHLDGDREMHDKSVCQEGVYDRCVSAIKLAKSRGFRVNINCTLFNDAQPEQVATFFDEVKRLGVDGITVSPGYAYERAPDQQHFLNREKTKNLFRDILRRGKGGKAWSFSQSSLFLDFLAGNRTYHCTPWGNPTRTVFGWQRPCYLLGEGYTKTYRELMETTDWDRYGTGNYEKCADCMVHSGYEATAVNDTLSHPLRALGVSLRGVKTEGPFAPDVSLDRQRPAEYVFSRHVEIKLAELRQSKA is encoded by the coding sequence TTGGCCATCCCATTTCTGCAATCCGCGTACGTCGGCGCTTACCTGGTCAAGCAGCGACTGAAGCGCAACAAGCATTATCCGCTCGTGCTGATGCTCGAGCCGCTGTTCCGCTGCAACCTGGCGTGCTCGGGTTGCGGCAAAATCGACTATCCGGATCCCATCTTGAACCAGCGTGTATCGTTGGCCGAGGCGCTCGAAGCGGTCGACGAATGCGGGGCGCCGGTGGTCTCGATCGCCGGCGGTGAGCCGTTGCTGCACAAGGAAATGCCTGAGATCGTCAAAGGCATCATTGCACGCCGCAAATTCGTCTACTTGTGCACAAACGCGTTGCTGCTCGAAAAGAAGATCGACGATTACCAGCCGAGCCCCTTCTTCGTCTGGTCGATCCACCTGGACGGCGACCGCGAGATGCATGACAAGTCGGTCTGCCAAGAGGGCGTGTACGACCGTTGCGTGTCGGCGATTAAGCTGGCCAAGTCGCGGGGCTTCCGTGTCAACATCAATTGCACGTTATTCAACGATGCGCAACCGGAGCAGGTCGCGACATTCTTCGATGAGGTCAAGCGGCTCGGCGTTGACGGGATCACCGTGTCCCCCGGCTATGCCTATGAGCGTGCGCCGGACCAGCAGCATTTCCTGAATCGCGAAAAGACTAAGAACCTGTTTCGCGACATCCTGCGGCGCGGCAAGGGCGGCAAGGCGTGGTCGTTCAGCCAGTCCAGCCTGTTCCTCGATTTCCTCGCCGGCAACCGCACGTACCATTGCACGCCGTGGGGCAATCCGACCCGCACCGTGTTCGGCTGGCAGCGGCCGTGCTACCTGCTTGGCGAAGGTTACACGAAGACCTATCGCGAGTTGATGGAGACGACCGACTGGGACCGGTACGGCACGGGCAACTATGAGAAGTGCGCGGATTGCATGGTCCACAGTGGCTACGAAGCGACCGCGGTGAACGATACGCTCTCCCATCCGTTGCGTGCGCTCGGTGTGTCGCTGCGCGGCGTGAAAACCGAGGGTCCATTCGCGCCGGACGTCTCGCTCGATCGTCAGCGTCCGGCCGAGTACGTGTTCTCGCGGCACGTCGAGATCAAGCTGGCCGAATTGCGTCAGTCCAAGGCGTAA
- a CDS encoding glycosyltransferase — protein sequence MLTAIAVLSLVIWIMLLVARGGFWQAHERDDQDPPGTDTPDAWPAVVAVIPARNEAASIAQTVSSLLRQDYPGSVRVVVVDDHSEDGTAALARDTAHAMGAAGRLTVLRGEPLPAGWTGKLWAVRQGIDAAHATDPPPAWLLLTDADIEHAPDNLRQLVTRAIVDRRVMVSLMAKLRCDAWFERALIPAFVLFFQMLYPFSWVNRRDHPMAAAAGGCMLVQAQALRAAGGIEAIRDEIIDDCALGARMKSQGAIWLGLTNRARSVRSYDNLGEIHRMVARTAYAQLHYSPWWLCGTIVSLLVTFVAPPLLVLFGSGFARVASALAWAAMTFAYLPMLRFYGRSRGWGPCLPVIAVLYTAFTLDSALQHWRGRGGMWKGRAQARR from the coding sequence TTGCTGACAGCCATTGCCGTCCTATCGCTGGTGATTTGGATCATGTTGCTCGTGGCGCGTGGCGGATTCTGGCAGGCGCACGAACGGGATGATCAAGATCCGCCCGGCACCGACACCCCTGATGCGTGGCCGGCGGTCGTCGCGGTGATTCCGGCGCGCAACGAGGCCGCCTCGATCGCGCAGACGGTGAGCAGCCTGTTGCGCCAGGACTACCCGGGATCGGTGCGGGTCGTGGTGGTTGACGACCATAGCGAAGACGGCACCGCTGCCCTCGCGCGCGACACGGCGCACGCCATGGGCGCCGCCGGGCGGCTCACGGTGCTGCGCGGTGAGCCTCTGCCGGCCGGCTGGACCGGCAAGCTTTGGGCAGTCCGGCAAGGCATTGATGCCGCGCATGCCACCGACCCGCCGCCTGCGTGGTTGCTATTGACGGACGCCGACATCGAGCATGCGCCAGATAATCTGCGGCAACTGGTCACGCGCGCGATCGTAGACCGTCGCGTCATGGTTTCATTGATGGCGAAGCTACGCTGTGACGCGTGGTTCGAGCGCGCGCTGATCCCGGCCTTCGTGCTGTTCTTCCAGATGTTGTATCCGTTTTCATGGGTCAATCGGCGTGACCATCCGATGGCGGCCGCAGCGGGCGGATGTATGCTGGTGCAGGCGCAGGCATTGCGTGCGGCCGGCGGCATCGAGGCGATCCGCGATGAGATCATCGATGACTGTGCGCTGGGTGCCCGGATGAAGTCACAAGGCGCGATCTGGCTGGGTTTGACCAATCGGGCGCGCAGCGTGCGGTCGTATGACAATCTGGGCGAGATTCACCGCATGGTCGCGCGTACCGCGTATGCGCAGCTGCACTATTCGCCGTGGTGGCTGTGTGGCACGATCGTGTCACTGCTGGTCACCTTCGTCGCGCCGCCGCTTTTGGTCCTGTTCGGCAGCGGGTTTGCCCGCGTGGCGAGCGCGCTGGCCTGGGCGGCGATGACCTTCGCATACCTACCTATGTTGCGCTTCTACGGTCGTTCGCGCGGGTGGGGGCCATGCCTGCCGGTCATCGCCGTGTTATATACCGCGTTTACGTTGGACTCCGCGCTGCAGCACTGGCGTGGTCGTGGCGGCATGTGGAAGGGTCGCGCGCAGGCGCGGCGTTAA
- a CDS encoding 5'-methylthioadenosine nucleosidase/S-adenosylhomocysteine nucleosidase: MYRSLRNVIYDAPVVVVTGLAFEARIAAGPDVRVICQQNAGLATTLGAIVAQSRSCSALVSFGTAGGLVKSLRPGALLVARSVLVADPRGQHRASAATRDDATLISTQRYASDERWSHALLERLNGAVHADLAGIATPVSQAEDKQRLQHACGAWAADMESHIVARIAYERGLPFVCVRAIVDPAERSLPPAAVAALNDDGSTDLGAVLRSLLAHPGQLPALLAVARDARNARRALIAARHRIGAAFGFPSRASGRAAVTSVGG; this comes from the coding sequence ATGTACCGTAGCCTGCGGAATGTGATATATGACGCACCGGTGGTGGTCGTCACCGGCCTCGCCTTCGAGGCCCGGATCGCCGCGGGTCCGGACGTACGCGTGATCTGTCAGCAAAATGCCGGACTAGCGACCACGCTCGGCGCGATCGTCGCGCAGAGCCGGTCCTGCTCAGCGCTGGTAAGCTTCGGCACCGCAGGCGGACTGGTGAAATCGCTACGCCCCGGCGCGTTGCTGGTGGCCCGTTCGGTGCTGGTCGCCGACCCGCGCGGCCAGCACCGAGCGAGCGCAGCAACGCGGGACGATGCGACGCTAATCAGCACGCAGCGTTACGCAAGCGACGAACGATGGTCCCACGCGCTGCTCGAGCGGCTCAACGGCGCGGTCCACGCAGATCTGGCAGGCATCGCAACGCCAGTCAGCCAGGCGGAGGACAAGCAGCGGCTGCAGCATGCGTGTGGCGCGTGGGCCGCCGACATGGAGTCGCACATCGTCGCGCGCATCGCCTATGAGCGCGGCCTGCCTTTCGTGTGCGTGCGCGCGATCGTCGATCCAGCCGAGCGTTCTCTGCCGCCGGCTGCGGTCGCAGCGCTCAACGACGACGGGTCAACGGACCTGGGCGCCGTCCTGCGCTCACTACTCGCCCATCCGGGTCAATTGCCTGCTCTGTTGGCGGTGGCGCGCGATGCGCGCAATGCGCGTCGTGCGCTGATCGCGGCACGGCACAGGATCGGCGCGGCATTCGGTTTTCCGTCCCGTGCGTCCGGTCGCGCTGCGGTTACCTCAGTAGGCGGCTAG
- a CDS encoding MlaC/ttg2D family ABC transporter substrate-binding protein: MKKWLTLLVALSVFGMAGTALAQKPKSGAASPNDAVRSAVENVVKATRADAAARSGDVNATSKIVEREFLPYTDFARTTRIAVGAAAWNQAVPEQRKQLVEQFQMLLVHTYALQLTQIRDQNVRFRFEPATLSAKGTDAVVKTRVQGSGDDMAVGYRLGKGQDGWRIYDIDMMGAWLIQIYQQQFASQIAQGGVEGLIQYLSAHNARFGQ, translated from the coding sequence ATGAAAAAATGGTTGACTTTGCTGGTGGCGCTGTCCGTATTCGGTATGGCGGGTACGGCGCTCGCCCAGAAGCCGAAAAGCGGTGCCGCGAGCCCGAACGATGCGGTGCGCAGCGCGGTGGAAAACGTGGTCAAGGCGACGCGTGCCGATGCCGCCGCGCGCAGTGGCGATGTCAACGCGACATCCAAGATCGTCGAACGTGAGTTCTTACCGTACACCGACTTTGCCAGGACGACGCGTATTGCCGTTGGCGCGGCGGCCTGGAACCAGGCGGTGCCGGAGCAGCGCAAGCAACTAGTCGAGCAGTTCCAGATGCTGCTCGTGCATACGTATGCGTTGCAGTTGACGCAGATTCGCGATCAGAATGTGCGGTTCCGCTTCGAGCCGGCGACGCTCAGCGCCAAAGGAACGGATGCAGTGGTCAAGACTCGTGTGCAAGGCAGCGGCGATGACATGGCGGTCGGCTACCGGCTCGGTAAAGGACAAGACGGCTGGAGGATTTACGACATCGACATGATGGGCGCGTGGTTGATCCAGATTTATCAGCAGCAGTTCGCGAGCCAGATCGCGCAAGGCGGGGTCGAGGGACTGATTCAGTACCTCAGTGCGCACAATGCGCGTTTCGGTCAGTAG
- a CDS encoding MMPL family transporter, protein MLTSLLARIVRFSTRHTYFVIAVSILLCAASIVYITKHFAIDTDVAGLIDQNTPWAQRGKAIDDAFPQRADVTLAVIQAPAAEFAQRAAAELAVRLKSETAYFSSVTRPDGGAFFERHGLLFMSQNELTELTGKLVDARPLLNRLAHDPSLRGLSSLLSVTLLTPLQTGQVTLPGMAKLLERSADTVDAVLAGQPAGLSWSALVAPELPSRAFVQVQPLLDYRSLEAGAAAAARIKQVAAELQLAQRYGASVQLTGPRPLADEEFGSVREGAVPNAIGTLLTVLVILWFAVRSRRMVFAVFLTLLVGLAITAALGLMMVGALNMISVAFAVLFVGIGVDFGIQFAVRYREQFHLCGNLERALEGTARSIAMPLSLAAAATAASFFSFLPTAYRGISELGQIAGVGILFVALPSCVTLLPALISVLRPTGRGAAPGFKSFAPLDEFTERHRSPLLLVTLALVVAGLPLLTQLRFDFNPLHLKDPNSESMRTLASLASASDTGVNDVQLLAASLDDAQQAANKLRALPEVGRVVTATSFVPDDQPQKLATIAQAARQLLPVLEQTPSDPAPDGARVSALRNAAAMLENAALDHPGPGAKEAEHLAVSLRKLAAADAATRDRAERAIAEPLQLSLASLANLLKPTLITLQTLPAELRSQWITSDGRALVQISPKLATSMNPDEDTKLRAFSAAVLAAEPQAIGGPISILQSADTIVRAFVQAGVLALVSITVLLWMALRSFGDVLRTLVPLLVSAVVTLELSVLLNLPLNFANIIALPLLLGVGVAFKIYYVMAWRAGATKLLQSGLTQAVILSAGTTATAFGSLWLSHHPGTSSMGELLALSLVCTLIGAVFFQPVLMGKPREQAARSTVSRRAHDKQRANNAKSR, encoded by the coding sequence ATGCTGACTTCGCTCCTCGCCCGCATCGTGCGTTTTTCGACACGGCATACGTACTTCGTCATCGCGGTGTCAATCTTGCTGTGCGCAGCCAGCATTGTGTACATCACGAAACATTTTGCAATCGATACCGACGTCGCCGGGTTGATCGACCAAAACACGCCGTGGGCACAGCGCGGCAAGGCGATCGACGACGCGTTCCCGCAGCGGGCCGACGTCACGTTGGCGGTCATCCAGGCGCCGGCGGCCGAGTTCGCGCAACGCGCAGCGGCCGAGCTGGCCGTGCGGCTCAAATCGGAAACCGCTTACTTCTCGTCCGTGACACGCCCGGATGGCGGCGCATTCTTCGAGCGTCATGGGCTGCTATTCATGTCGCAGAACGAATTGACAGAGTTGACCGGCAAACTGGTCGATGCGCGGCCCCTGCTGAATCGGCTCGCACACGACCCGTCGCTACGCGGGCTATCCAGCCTGCTGTCGGTCACGCTGCTCACGCCACTGCAGACTGGCCAGGTCACGCTGCCCGGCATGGCCAAGCTGCTGGAGCGCAGCGCCGACACGGTCGACGCGGTGCTCGCCGGACAGCCGGCTGGCCTGTCGTGGAGCGCACTGGTTGCGCCAGAGCTGCCCTCGCGCGCGTTCGTGCAAGTGCAGCCGCTGCTCGACTATCGGTCGCTGGAGGCGGGCGCCGCGGCGGCGGCGCGGATCAAGCAGGTGGCGGCCGAGTTGCAGCTGGCGCAGCGTTATGGCGCGAGCGTGCAATTGACCGGCCCACGGCCGCTGGCCGACGAAGAGTTCGGATCCGTCCGCGAAGGTGCGGTGCCCAATGCCATCGGGACATTGCTCACAGTACTGGTCATTCTGTGGTTCGCGGTCCGCTCGCGCCGGATGGTGTTCGCTGTGTTCCTGACGCTGCTGGTCGGCCTTGCGATCACCGCCGCGCTTGGATTGATGATGGTCGGCGCGCTGAACATGATCTCGGTCGCATTCGCCGTGCTGTTCGTCGGGATCGGCGTGGACTTTGGCATTCAGTTCGCCGTACGCTATCGCGAGCAGTTCCACCTGTGCGGCAACCTGGAGCGCGCGCTGGAGGGCACCGCGCGCTCGATCGCGATGCCGCTGTCGCTCGCGGCTGCGGCCACTGCTGCGAGTTTTTTCTCGTTCCTGCCAACCGCATACCGCGGCATATCGGAGCTGGGGCAGATTGCCGGCGTGGGGATTTTGTTCGTCGCGTTGCCGTCCTGCGTGACCCTACTGCCGGCGCTGATCTCGGTACTGCGGCCCACCGGGCGCGGCGCAGCGCCCGGATTCAAGTCGTTCGCCCCGCTGGACGAATTCACTGAGCGCCATCGCAGCCCGCTACTGCTTGTCACGCTCGCACTGGTCGTGGCAGGCTTGCCGCTGCTCACGCAACTGCGCTTTGACTTCAATCCGTTGCATTTGAAAGATCCAAACAGCGAATCGATGCGCACGCTCGCCTCGCTGGCCAGCGCGTCCGACACCGGCGTCAACGATGTCCAATTGCTGGCTGCATCGCTGGATGACGCGCAGCAGGCCGCCAACAAGCTGCGCGCGCTGCCGGAAGTGGGCCGTGTGGTGACCGCCACCAGTTTCGTGCCCGACGACCAGCCGCAGAAGCTGGCCACGATCGCACAGGCGGCACGGCAATTGTTGCCCGTGCTGGAACAAACGCCATCGGACCCCGCACCCGACGGCGCACGCGTGTCAGCGTTGCGCAACGCGGCAGCAATGCTGGAGAATGCGGCACTCGATCACCCGGGGCCTGGTGCAAAAGAAGCCGAACATTTGGCGGTGTCGCTGCGCAAGTTGGCGGCAGCGGACGCGGCCACGCGCGATCGTGCTGAACGCGCGATCGCCGAGCCGCTGCAATTGTCGCTTGCGTCGCTGGCAAACTTGCTCAAGCCCACTTTGATCACACTGCAGACATTGCCGGCCGAGTTGCGTTCGCAATGGATCACCTCCGACGGACGTGCCCTCGTGCAGATCTCGCCCAAACTGGCCACCAGCATGAATCCCGACGAAGATACGAAACTGCGCGCATTCAGTGCAGCCGTGCTGGCCGCCGAGCCGCAAGCCATCGGCGGGCCAATCTCGATCCTGCAGTCAGCGGACACGATCGTGCGCGCGTTCGTGCAGGCCGGCGTGCTGGCGCTGGTGTCGATTACGGTGCTCCTGTGGATGGCGCTACGTAGCTTCGGCGATGTGCTGCGCACGCTAGTGCCGCTGCTGGTCTCGGCGGTCGTGACGCTCGAGTTGTCGGTATTGCTGAATCTGCCGCTGAACTTCGCGAACATCATCGCGCTGCCGCTGCTGCTGGGCGTGGGCGTCGCGTTCAAGATCTACTACGTGATGGCCTGGCGCGCCGGCGCGACGAAACTGCTGCAGTCTGGATTGACTCAGGCGGTGATTTTGTCGGCCGGAACCACCGCAACCGCGTTCGGCAGCCTGTGGTTGTCGCATCATCCGGGGACCTCGAGCATGGGCGAATTGCTCGCACTGTCGCTCGTGTGCACGCTGATCGGCGCGGTGTTCTTCCAGCCGGTGCTGATGGGCAAGCCGCGCGAGCAAGCCGCGCGCAGTACTGTATCGCGGCGTGCCCACGATAAGCAGCGTGCCAACAACGCAAAATCACGCTAG
- the hpnA gene encoding hopanoid-associated sugar epimerase — translation MSVRVLVTGASGFVGSALTRAALARGYRVRALVRESSPRGNLRGLDIELVEGDMRDAASVERALDQVDVLFHVAADYRLWAPDSHEIMRANADGTRCVMQAALRRRVERVVYTSSVATLRVSGATAPVDETAPADEASTIGVYKRSKVAAERIVEQMVAQQGLPAVIVNPSTPIGPRDIKPTPTGRIIIEAATGKIPAFVDTGLNLVHVDDVAQGHLLAMDHGRVGERYILGGDDVLLREMLAAIARMVGRKPPSIELPRWPLYPLALAAQGVAQLTGREPFVTVDALRMSRYHMFFSSAKAQRELGYRARPHTDGLRDALDWFRANGYWR, via the coding sequence ATGTCGGTCCGCGTGCTGGTGACCGGCGCGTCCGGTTTTGTTGGCTCGGCGCTGACCCGGGCCGCGCTCGCGCGCGGCTATCGTGTACGCGCGCTGGTCCGGGAGAGCAGTCCGCGCGGCAACTTGCGCGGCCTGGATATCGAGCTGGTCGAAGGCGACATGCGCGATGCAGCATCGGTTGAGCGTGCGCTCGATCAGGTCGATGTGTTGTTCCACGTGGCGGCGGACTACCGGCTGTGGGCGCCTGACAGTCATGAAATCATGCGTGCCAACGCCGACGGAACCCGCTGCGTGATGCAAGCAGCGCTGCGTCGGCGTGTCGAACGAGTCGTCTATACGAGCAGCGTCGCGACACTGCGCGTGAGCGGCGCCACCGCTCCGGTGGACGAGACCGCGCCAGCCGATGAGGCAAGCACGATCGGCGTCTACAAGCGCAGCAAGGTGGCCGCCGAGCGTATCGTTGAGCAGATGGTCGCGCAGCAAGGGCTGCCGGCGGTGATTGTAAACCCGTCTACACCGATTGGGCCGCGTGACATCAAGCCTACGCCGACCGGACGCATCATCATTGAAGCGGCGACCGGCAAGATCCCGGCCTTCGTCGATACCGGCTTGAATCTCGTGCATGTGGACGATGTCGCACAGGGCCATCTGCTGGCAATGGACCACGGGCGAGTCGGCGAGCGCTATATCCTCGGCGGCGACGACGTGCTGCTGCGCGAGATGTTGGCAGCGATCGCGCGGATGGTCGGCCGCAAGCCGCCGTCGATTGAGCTGCCGCGCTGGCCGTTGTATCCGCTTGCGCTGGCGGCGCAAGGCGTCGCGCAATTGACGGGCCGTGAGCCGTTCGTCACCGTCGATGCGTTGCGGATGTCACGTTACCACATGTTTTTTAGTTCTGCGAAGGCGCAGCGCGAGCTGGGCTATCGCGCCCGCCCCCATACCGACGGTTTGCGCGATGCGCTCGACTGGTTTCGCGCCAACGGCTACTGGAGGTGA
- the ispH gene encoding 4-hydroxy-3-methylbut-2-enyl diphosphate reductase yields the protein MQVILAQPRGFCAGVVRAIEIVERALQKYGAPVYVRHEIVHNRHVVESLKAKGARFIDELSEAPPGAVTIFSAHGVAKAVEDEAHERGLRVLNATCPLVTKVHLQGKNYLKNGRQVILIGHAGHPEILGTMGQIDGPVSLVETEADVERLDIPVDTPVSYVTQTTLSVDETRGIIAALKRRFTDIVGPDTKDICYATQNRQTAVRELCKRADVLLVVGATNSSNSNRLREIGAESGVPSYLLADGSELNPQWVRGANTIGITAGASAPESMVNDVIDALRRLGPVDVSVMDGIEENIQFRLPAELTA from the coding sequence ATGCAAGTTATTCTTGCTCAACCCCGCGGGTTTTGCGCCGGCGTGGTTCGCGCGATCGAAATCGTCGAGCGCGCGTTGCAGAAATACGGCGCCCCTGTTTATGTGCGCCATGAAATTGTCCACAATCGACATGTGGTGGAGTCGCTGAAAGCTAAGGGCGCGCGTTTTATCGATGAGCTGTCTGAGGCGCCGCCGGGAGCGGTGACAATCTTCAGCGCGCATGGCGTTGCCAAAGCGGTCGAGGACGAGGCTCACGAGCGGGGCTTGCGGGTGCTCAATGCGACCTGTCCGCTGGTGACCAAGGTCCATCTGCAGGGCAAGAACTATCTGAAGAACGGCCGCCAGGTGATCCTGATTGGCCACGCCGGCCACCCGGAGATCCTTGGCACGATGGGGCAGATCGACGGGCCGGTGTCGCTGGTGGAGACTGAGGCGGACGTTGAGCGGCTCGACATCCCGGTGGATACGCCGGTCTCCTATGTGACTCAGACGACGCTGTCGGTCGATGAGACGCGCGGCATCATTGCGGCGTTGAAGCGGCGTTTTACCGATATTGTCGGTCCGGATACGAAAGACATCTGCTATGCGACGCAGAACCGGCAGACTGCGGTGCGCGAATTGTGCAAGCGCGCGGATGTGCTGCTGGTGGTCGGCGCAACCAACAGCTCGAACTCAAACCGACTGCGTGAGATCGGTGCCGAATCGGGCGTGCCGAGCTACTTGCTCGCCGACGGCAGCGAACTCAATCCACAGTGGGTCCGCGGGGCGAACACCATCGGGATCACTGCGGGCGCATCGGCGCCGGAATCGATGGTCAACGACGTGATCGACGCACTGCGTCGGCTCGGCCCGGTTGACGTATCGGTCATGGACGGCATTGAAGAAAACATCCAGTTCAGGCTGCCGGCTGAACTGACCGCGTGA